From the genome of Polyangiaceae bacterium, one region includes:
- a CDS encoding radical SAM protein encodes MTLLPLRRFLPVPIALQATLPDELARVCNIELVDARRIVSIVHRTGGLPERAPATIRRVALDAARAVGHVPTIDVEARSASLQDPFVKYAFRLSDGAVIETVRIPLEQPGRYSVCVSSQVGCALACAFCATGRMGLGRNLETWEIIEQVRRVRTDLRDEPPSSLVEAGIRPRTHGVLFQGMGEPLANVERVIAAIRVMSDPSAMAIDMRNITVCTSGLPTGIRLLMREVPGVRLGLSMGSARPSRRRSLMPIDDAHPLAEVLVAAGEHARATRHSPMFAYTLLANENDSDEDAIALADLCRSFAETNGVRPRLSLIPYNSIASAGEVDPFSPSTRLDAFRAALLSRGVGAIVRYSGGGDVGAACGQLARPLVKERRKRHAVDPDTVAR; translated from the coding sequence ATGACGCTCCTTCCGCTAAGAAGGTTTCTTCCAGTGCCCATCGCCCTGCAAGCCACACTTCCGGACGAGCTCGCGCGGGTTTGCAACATCGAACTCGTGGATGCGCGGCGCATCGTGTCCATCGTGCATCGCACGGGGGGTTTGCCCGAGCGTGCGCCTGCAACGATTCGCCGCGTTGCGCTCGATGCAGCGCGAGCCGTGGGTCATGTGCCGACCATCGATGTGGAAGCGCGATCGGCGAGCTTGCAGGATCCGTTTGTCAAGTACGCATTTCGTTTGTCCGATGGTGCGGTCATCGAAACCGTACGCATTCCGCTCGAACAACCAGGCCGCTATTCCGTATGCGTGTCATCGCAAGTCGGCTGCGCGCTCGCGTGCGCGTTTTGCGCAACGGGCCGCATGGGCCTCGGGCGCAACCTCGAAACCTGGGAGATCATCGAACAGGTGCGTCGAGTCCGCACCGATCTTCGCGACGAACCTCCATCGAGCCTCGTCGAAGCGGGCATCAGGCCTCGCACGCACGGCGTACTTTTTCAGGGCATGGGCGAACCACTCGCCAACGTAGAGCGCGTCATCGCCGCGATTCGCGTGATGAGCGATCCCAGCGCCATGGCCATCGACATGCGCAACATCACCGTGTGCACGTCGGGTTTGCCCACGGGCATTCGTTTGCTCATGCGTGAAGTGCCCGGGGTTCGTCTCGGCCTATCGATGGGCTCGGCTCGGCCTTCTCGGCGAAGGTCGCTCATGCCCATCGACGACGCGCATCCGCTTGCCGAAGTTCTCGTTGCCGCGGGCGAGCACGCTCGTGCAACGCGCCATTCGCCGATGTTCGCTTACACGCTCCTCGCGAACGAGAACGACAGCGACGAAGATGCCATTGCGCTGGCCGATCTTTGCCGGTCTTTTGCGGAAACGAACGGTGTGCGCCCTCGGCTCAGCTTGATTCCGTACAATTCCATCGCGTCGGCCGGCGAGGTCGACCCGTTTTCGCCATCGACGCGGTTGGATGCCTTTCGGGCAGCGCTGCTCAGCAGGGGTGTTGGGGCGATCGTCCGCTATTCCGGGGGTGGAGACGTCGGTGCAGCCTGCGGGCAGCTTGCTCGGCCGCTCGTGAAAGAACGTCGCAAGCGGCATGCGGTGGATCCGGACACTGTGGCGCGCTAG